One stretch of Zhihengliuella flava DNA includes these proteins:
- the pcrA gene encoding DNA helicase PcrA, whose translation MDFLFDDFAPNAPQPTPPHALDAESLLAGLNPQQAEAVAHTGTPLLIVAGAGSGKTRVLTHRIAHLLATGRARPHEVLAITFTNKAAAEMRERISELIGDAADKMWISTFHSSCVKILRREAAAVGLKSNFSIYDSADSLRLVTMIAKSLDVDPKKFTPKSILNKISALKNELIDDEEFVSTAGQDPFSRVVAEVFTQYTQRLRQANAMDFDDLIGQVVNIFRAFPAIADNYRRRFRHVLVDEYQDTNHAQYALVRELTGPDGPTPGGELTVVGDSDQSIYAFRGADIRNIVEFGKDYPDAVTIKLEQNYRSTQTILSAANAVIEKNPDRPEKKLWTAEGEGELIVGYVGESEQDEARWIAEEILRLNDEAGLRPGDVAIFYRTNAQSRSLEEQLMRVDLKYKVVGGTRFYDRKEVKDALAYLRLLVNPDDDVNVRRVLNEPKRGIGDRAEYAVAALAERERTTFMEALRRADEAPGIATRSLKNVQAFVKLVDDLSVVAEGSGAAEALEAVLEQTGYLETLRKSTDPQDESRVENLAELVAVVRDYERENPDGTLEAFLEQVSLVADADQIPDAPADEEGAHMAEREGMVTLMTLHTAKGLEFPVVFLTGMEHGIFPHQRSMMDEAELAEERRLAYVGLTRARQRLYVSRSEYRSLWGQSQYNPASQFLTEIPERLLEWKREGSIRAGGFGGSISGGSGSGFGGGFGSSRYDGPFGGRGAGPTRRAGDPETSTLRTAPTARAAGTGRVQQQKEVIKLEVGDAVEHGTFGAGTVTALEGSGDKTVAKVQFGADEKRLLLRYAPLTKASE comes from the coding sequence ATGGATTTTCTCTTCGACGACTTCGCACCGAACGCCCCGCAGCCCACCCCGCCGCATGCGCTCGACGCCGAATCGCTGCTCGCAGGGTTGAACCCGCAGCAAGCCGAGGCCGTCGCTCATACCGGAACGCCGCTGCTGATCGTGGCCGGCGCCGGGTCTGGCAAGACGAGGGTGCTGACCCACCGCATTGCCCACCTGCTGGCCACCGGGCGGGCCCGTCCACACGAGGTCCTGGCCATCACCTTCACGAACAAGGCCGCAGCGGAGATGCGCGAGCGCATCTCCGAGCTCATTGGCGACGCCGCTGACAAAATGTGGATCTCCACTTTTCACTCCTCGTGTGTGAAGATCCTCCGGCGGGAGGCGGCCGCCGTCGGGCTGAAGTCCAACTTCTCGATCTACGACTCGGCCGACTCGCTGCGCTTGGTGACCATGATCGCCAAGAGCCTGGACGTGGACCCCAAGAAGTTCACACCGAAGTCCATCCTGAACAAGATTTCTGCCCTCAAGAATGAGCTCATCGATGATGAGGAATTCGTCTCCACGGCCGGGCAGGATCCGTTCAGCCGCGTCGTGGCGGAGGTCTTCACGCAGTACACGCAGCGCTTGCGCCAGGCCAACGCCATGGATTTTGACGACCTGATTGGGCAGGTGGTCAATATCTTCCGCGCGTTCCCCGCCATCGCCGATAACTATCGCCGGCGCTTCCGCCACGTGCTGGTCGATGAGTATCAGGACACCAACCACGCGCAGTATGCGCTGGTCCGCGAGCTGACGGGACCCGACGGCCCCACGCCCGGCGGCGAATTGACGGTCGTGGGCGACTCGGATCAGTCTATTTACGCCTTCCGTGGAGCGGATATCCGCAACATCGTGGAATTCGGCAAAGACTATCCGGACGCCGTGACCATCAAACTCGAACAGAACTATCGCTCGACGCAGACCATCCTCTCCGCCGCCAACGCGGTGATTGAAAAGAACCCGGACCGCCCCGAGAAGAAGCTCTGGACGGCCGAAGGAGAGGGGGAACTGATCGTCGGGTACGTCGGCGAATCCGAGCAGGATGAGGCTCGGTGGATCGCCGAGGAAATTCTGCGGCTCAATGACGAGGCGGGGCTGCGCCCGGGAGACGTGGCCATTTTTTACCGCACCAACGCGCAGTCGCGTTCCCTCGAGGAGCAGCTCATGCGCGTGGACCTGAAGTACAAGGTGGTGGGCGGGACCCGGTTCTACGACCGCAAGGAAGTCAAAGACGCCTTGGCCTACCTGCGCCTGTTGGTCAATCCGGACGACGACGTCAACGTCCGCCGCGTGCTCAACGAACCCAAGCGGGGCATCGGGGACCGCGCCGAGTACGCGGTGGCGGCACTGGCGGAACGCGAACGCACAACGTTCATGGAGGCGCTCCGGAGAGCGGACGAGGCCCCCGGGATTGCCACGCGTAGCCTCAAAAACGTGCAGGCTTTCGTGAAGCTCGTCGATGACCTCAGCGTCGTGGCCGAAGGCTCCGGCGCCGCCGAGGCGCTCGAAGCGGTCCTCGAGCAGACCGGCTACCTTGAGACCCTGCGCAAGTCCACTGACCCCCAGGACGAATCTCGCGTTGAGAACCTCGCCGAGCTGGTGGCCGTGGTCCGCGACTACGAGCGGGAGAACCCAGACGGCACCCTGGAAGCGTTCCTCGAGCAGGTCTCCCTCGTGGCCGATGCGGACCAGATTCCGGACGCCCCGGCCGATGAGGAGGGCGCGCATATGGCCGAGCGCGAGGGCATGGTGACGCTCATGACGTTGCACACGGCCAAGGGGCTGGAATTTCCTGTGGTCTTCCTCACGGGCATGGAGCACGGGATCTTCCCGCACCAGCGGTCCATGATGGACGAAGCTGAGCTGGCCGAGGAACGGCGGCTCGCTTACGTGGGGCTCACGCGAGCCCGGCAGCGCCTGTACGTCAGCCGCAGCGAGTATCGCAGCCTCTGGGGGCAGTCTCAGTACAACCCGGCCAGCCAGTTCCTCACCGAAATTCCCGAGCGCCTGCTGGAGTGGAAGCGCGAAGGCAGCATCCGCGCCGGCGGGTTCGGTGGCAGCATCAGCGGCGGCTCCGGCTCCGGCTTCGGCGGCGGATTCGGCTCGAGCCGCTACGACGGCCCCTTCGGCGGTCGCGGCGCGGGGCCGACCCGCCGCGCGGGTGACCCCGAGACCTCGACCCTGCGGACGGCACCTACCGCGCGGGCTGCGGGCACGGGGCGTGTCCAGCAGCAGAAGGAAGTCATCAAGCTGGAGGTGGGCGACGCCGTCGAGCACGGGACCTTCGGTGCCGGCACCGTGACGGCGCTGGAAGGCTCCGGTGACAAGACGGTGGCGAAGGTGCAATTCGGTGCCGACGAGAAGCGCCTGCTGTTGCGTTATGCGCCGCTGACTAAAGCGTCCGAGTAA